Proteins encoded by one window of Melanotaenia boesemani isolate fMelBoe1 chromosome 10, fMelBoe1.pri, whole genome shotgun sequence:
- the LOC121647454 gene encoding B-cadherin-like, producing MTESSRNLKGILILFHFHSLVAADGVQLRCFGNRQNCTNLEIPKNNLENTSDSVLLLLPINDLPLMPGVLKRMKREWVIPPISIPENDRGPYPKYVVKLKSSNNNKVAVTYKISGPGADRPPERIFNVNEQSGVIYLKEPLDREKRAKYTLLANALCEGVKIEEPMELVINVIDQNDNFPEFTENLFNGRVNESADVGEPIIKVTAEDKDEPETDNAILRYKIRSQVPEMPLKDMFAINPVSGWISLRAGELDRESYPEYKLIVEAADMEGKGLTATCTVIIIINDSNDHAPQFTVTFMSTEVSENEVGVEVASLLVTDMDQLGSPNSNTKYSIIKGNEGGAFNITTGQNKMEGIIRTAKELDFESIPVFILLVVATNEAPFSGPVSTSTATVTVTVVDKNETPVFSSPEVHVSISENVKIGTTLAKLTAKDPDSARKQRISYEIYKDPGRWLRIDNTGSVTVKNIMDRESQHVRDNKYKVLILAYDVDAIPATGTSTLVVSLLDVNDNLPVIIQRKVSLCNIDPLPARLDIMDLDGPGHAGPFTVELPKRHKMNWTISISSTTDVVALAPKRHLSLGDYTVVMHIYDVGKLSQDSTINVELCQCKGAVDTCFISTSDRYLDIPSHTNPVLGAVFGVLLILLLLLLLRRRNRAAKDVPLLENLPRDNIIYYNEEGGGEEDQNYDLSQLHRECDNHPDVISTVVFPTVQSCPGYHFQIQVNEEIGRFIEDNLQATNTDPTAPPFDSLLVFDYAGGGSEVNSLSSINSTDSDEDQDFQSLGHWGPKFSRLADLCKDSSEDDDDDDDDNDDDDDSKTLPGKTEWV from the exons ATGACAGAAAGCAGCAGGAACTTGAAAGGGATACTTATTCTCTTCCATTTCCAT AGCTTGGTAGCTGCTGACGGGGTACAACTGAGGTGCTTTGGCAACAGACAAAACTGCACAAATCTTGAAATTCCAAAGAACAATCTTGAG AACACCTCTGACAGTGTCCTCCTGCTGCTACCCATCAATGACCTTCCACTCATGCCTGGTGTATTGAAACGGATGAAGAGGGAGTGGGTCATTCCCCCCATTAGCATTCCAGAAAATGACAGGGGTCCATACCCCAAATATGTGGTGAAG CTCAAATCCAGCAATAACAACAAGGTGGCAGTAACCTACAAGATCAGCGGACCAGGAGCAGATCGGCCCCCTGAAAGGatttttaatgttaatgagCAATCTGGTGTGATATATTTGAAAGAGCCACTGGACAGAGAGAAACGAGCCAAATACACT CTGTTGGCCAATGCACTCTGCGAGGGAGTCAAGATAGAGGAGCCCATGGAGCTTGTTATCAACGTCATTGACCAGAATGACAACTTTCCAGAGTTCACTGAGAATCTTTTTAATGGAAGGGTGAATGAAAGTGCAGATGTTG GTGAGCCTATTATAAAGGTAACAGCGGAGGATAAGGATGAGCCAGAAACAGACAATGCCATTCTACGTTATAAGATAAGATCTCAGGTTCCTGAAATGCCATTGAAGGACATGTTTGCCATAAACCCAGTGAGTGGATGGATCAGTCTGAGGGCAGGAGAACTGGACAGAGAG TCTTACCCAGAGTACAAGCTGATTGTAGAGGCTGCAGATATGGAGGGCAAAGGGCTAACTGCCACCTGCAcagttatcatcatcattaatgaTAGCAATGATCATGCTCCACAATTCACCGTGACATTC ATGTCCACAGAGGTCTCTGAGAATGAGGTTGGAGTGGAGGTTGCAAGTCTTCTAGTCACTGACATGGATCAGTTAGGATCTCCAAATAGCAACACCAAATACTCAATAATTAAAGGCAATGAAGGTGGAGCTTTCAACATCACTACTGGGCAAAATAAAATGGAGGGAATTATTAGAACTGCCAAG GAGCTGGATTTTGAGAGCATTCCTGTCTTTATTCTACTTGTGGTGGCAACAAATGAGGCGCCTTTTTCTGGACCCGTGTCCACTTCAACAGCCACAGTCACCGTTACAGTTGTGGACAAGAATGAGACCCCTGTTTTCAGTTCACCTGAGGTGCACGTGAGCATCTCAGAGAATGTGAAAATAGGAACTACTTTAGCCAAACTCACAGCAAAGGATCCAGACTCAGCCAGGAAACAGAGAATTAG TTATGAAATATACAAGGATCCTGGCAGGTGGCTTAGAATTGATAACACAGGATCAgtcacagttaaaaacattatgGACAGAGAATCCCAGCATGTGAGAGACAACAAATACAAAGTTCTAATTCTGGCTTACGATGTTG ATGCAATTCCAGCTACAGGCACCAGTACTCTGGTTGTAAGTTTGTTAGATGTGAATGATAATCTTCCTGTGATCATCCAGAGAAAGGTCAGTCTGTGCAACATTGACCCTTTGCCTGCCCGCCTGGATATAATGGATCTAGATGGACCTGGTCATGCTGGTCCTTTTACTGTGGAGCTTCCAAAGAGACACAAAATGAACTGGACTATTAGCATCAGCTCCACAA CTGACGTGGTGGCCCTGGCCCCCAAAAGACACTTATCACTTGGAGACTATACAGTGGTGATGCACATTTATGATGTTGGCAAGCTGTCCCAGGACAGCACCATTAATGTTGAGTTGTGCCAATGTAAAGGAGCAGTTGACACCTGCTTCATCTCAACATCTGACAGATATCTGGACATTCCTTCTCATACAAATCCAGTTCTTGGAGCAGTTTTTGGTGTTTTAT tgatcctcctcctcctgctgttgCTGAGAAGGAGGAATAGGGCGGCGAAGGATGTCCCTCTTCTTGAAAATTTACCAAGAGACAACATAATCTACTACaatgaggagggaggaggtgaaGAGGACCAG aaCTACGACTTGAGCCAGCTCCACAGAGAGTGTGATAACCATCCTGACGTTATCAGCACCGTTGTGTTTCCTACAGTCCAGAGCTGCCCAGGGTATCACTTTCAAATCCAGGTCAATGAGGAGATTGGAAGATTCATTGAGGAT AACTTGCAAGCTACGAACACTGACCCTACAGCTCCTCCTTTTGACTCTCTCCTGGTGTTTGATTATGCTGGTGGAGGCTCGGAGGTGAATTCCCTCAGCTCCATTAACTCCACAGACTCAGATGAGGATCAGGACTTTCAGAGCTTGGGTCACTGGGGACCAAAGTTCAGCAGACTGGCAGATCTGTGCAAGGACAgcagtgaggatgatgatgatgatgatgatgataatgatgatgatgatgacagcaAAACACTGCCAGGAAAAACAGAATGGGTCTGA
- the pdp2 gene encoding pyruvate dehydrogenase [acetyl-transferring]-phosphatase 2, mitochondrial produces the protein MYGRVCASVLQRASSHILIVSSTVPLQTAHHCHLSRGTTGSDRWGFTGEESVNWSQSGRHFSTHQDLEFQQSRVQVNSILRSNEQTISVPEFDGRGLSAVRRFDTNQLAANTPNEDRRSAATCLQSKGMLFGVFDGHGGWACAQAVSERLLYYVAVAMMPKHSLEELEKSMEHGRPVPPILQWYKHHGDLNYRESASLYIKHLRVFWQELLENEGHDAGMSPQDALNCAFKRLDADISLEAQVPLSNDLMKSTAIQVAFAGCTACVAHVGTDGIYVANAGDCRAVLGVQNEDGSWGALPLSQDHNSQNQAEVERIKAQHPLSERETVVTDDRLLGVLMPLRAFGDVRFKWSLELQQSILASLESGMDLDSFNLYHYTPPNYLTPPYLDVTPEVTYHKLTPQDRFLILGTDGLWDELASEDAVRLVGEHLSGIHLQAPVSSSEKQLKLGQMHQLLLKRQARASPALDTNAATHLIRHALGTGEYGELSNDKLASMLALPEDLARMYRDDITVTVVFLNSDLARPYHC, from the exons ATGTATGGACGTGTGTGTGCTAGCGTCCTTCAGAGAGCCTCAAGCCACATACTAATAGTTAGTTCTACAGTCCCATTACAG ACAGCCCACCATTGTCACTTATCCCGGGGTACCACAGGATCAGACCGATGGGGCTTCACTGGTGAGGAGTCTGTAAACTGGTCTCAAAGTGGGCGGCATTTCTCAACACACCAGGACCTAGAATTTCAGCAGAGTCGAGTACAGGTCAACAGTATTCTTAGAAGCAATGAGCAG actATAAGTGTACCAGAGTTTGATGGCAGGGGACTCAGTGCTGTGAGAAGATTTGACACCAACCAATTAGCTGCTAACACCCCTAATGAGGACCGTCGCAGTGCAGCCACCTGTTTGCAG TCAAAGGGTATGCTCTTTGGAGTGTTTGATGGCCACGGGGGCTGGGCATGTGCCCAGGCTGTCAGTGAGCGGCTATTGTACTATGTGGCAGTTGCAATGATGCCAAAGCACAGCTTGGAGGAGCTTGAGAAGAGCATGGAGCATGGCAGACCTGTTCCTCCCATCTTACAATGGTATAAACATCATGGAGATTTAAATTATCGTGAATCTGCCTCGCTTTATATCAAACACCTCAGAGTCTTCTGGCAAGAATTACTAGAAAACGAGGGACATGATGCAGGCATGAG tcccCAGGATGCTCTGAATTGTGCTTTCAAACGACTTGATGCTGATATCTCCTTGGAGGCTCAAGTCCCTCTTTCCAATGACCTGATGAAAAGTACAGCAATCCAG GTTGCATTTGCCGGGTGCACAGCCTGCGTGGCTCATGTTGGCACTGATGGAATCTATGTGGCGAATGCTGGGGACTGCCGTGCAGTTTTAGGGGTGCAAAACGAAGACGGGTCTTGGGGCGCTTTGCCTCTTTCTCAGGATCACAACTCACAGAACCAAGCTGAGGTGGAACGAATTAAAGCCCAACATCCACTTTCAGAGAGAGAGACTGTGGTCACAGATGACAGGCTGCTGGGG GTGCTGATGCCCCTGCGTGCATTTGGTGATGTGAGATTCAAATGGAGCCTTGAGTTGCAGCAGAGCATTTTAGCAAGCTTAGAATCTGGCATGGACCTTGACTCATTCAACTTGTACCATTACACACCACCTAACTATCTAACACCACCCTACCTGGATGTGACACCTGAGGTAACCTACCACAAGCTGACACCTCAGGACCGCTTCCTGATCCTCGGCACTGACGGGCTGTGGGACGAGCTTGCGAGTGAGGACGCAGTGAGGCTCGTTGGAGAGCATCTGAGTGGAATTCACTTACAG gcTCCAGTTTCTTCCTCTGAGAAGCAGCTGAAGTTGGGTCAGATGCACCAACTCTTGTTAAAACGACAAGCCCGAGCTTCCCCAGCCCTGGACACCAATGCTGCCACTCACCTCATCAGACATGCACTTGGCACTGGAGAATATGGAGAGCTGTCCAATGATAAACTGGCCTCAATGCTGGCTTTGCCAGAGGATCTGGCTCGAATGTACAGGGACGATATTACAGTTACTGTGGTGTTTCTGAACTCTGACCTGGCCAGACCTTACCACTGCTAA